One window from the genome of Spirosoma rhododendri encodes:
- a CDS encoding carboxylesterase/lipase family protein, with translation MKKVNPFVAFALSLVSAVAFAQQPAPVRVKGGQVRGTVEEGLTVYRGIPFAAPPVGELRWKAPQPVQTWTGVRDANRFAPAAMQGGNTPSGKSEDCLYLNVWSPARTTTDRIPVLVWIYGGGFSFGATSDPNYSGEKLAQKGVVVVSIAYRVGPLGFLAHPQLSAENPQRVSGNYGLLDMIAGLKWVQQNIAAFGGDPTKVTIFGESAGGIAVSMLCASPQAKGLFRGAISQSGGSFGPTRATTYPGENMKRLDEAEKAGEAYAQKAGASSLADLRKIEADKLPGGWGVGSSWPIVDGYVIPDDQHKLYEAGNYNQTPILVGYNSDEGASFSPPKTPGEYIESTKKRYGPFADDLLKAYPVGANSVPKTARDLMRDAAFGWQTWSWANLQATTSKQKVFYYYFDQHPDYPADSPKAGAGSGHGQEVSYVFGHIDPANPQTTKTDLAISDAMGTYWTNFTKYGDPNGTGVPQWPVFSKTNPAVMYFNQTPHVGPVPSADALNVLNTYFNWRRIPEGEAWAK, from the coding sequence ATGAAAAAAGTAAATCCGTTCGTCGCGTTTGCGTTGTCGCTGGTCAGCGCGGTTGCCTTCGCCCAGCAGCCTGCCCCCGTCAGGGTCAAGGGTGGGCAGGTTCGGGGTACGGTTGAAGAGGGGCTGACCGTCTACCGGGGGATTCCGTTTGCGGCCCCGCCCGTTGGTGAGTTGCGGTGGAAGGCGCCCCAGCCGGTGCAGACCTGGACGGGCGTTCGCGACGCCAACCGGTTTGCTCCCGCAGCTATGCAGGGCGGCAATACGCCGTCGGGAAAGAGCGAAGACTGCCTGTATTTGAATGTCTGGAGCCCGGCCAGAACGACCACTGACCGCATCCCCGTGCTAGTCTGGATTTATGGCGGTGGATTCAGTTTCGGTGCCACGTCCGACCCCAACTACAGCGGGGAGAAGCTGGCGCAGAAGGGCGTCGTCGTGGTCAGCATTGCGTACCGGGTCGGGCCGCTGGGGTTTCTGGCGCACCCGCAATTGAGCGCCGAAAATCCGCAGCGCGTGTCGGGTAATTACGGGTTGCTGGACATGATCGCTGGGCTGAAATGGGTGCAACAAAACATTGCCGCGTTTGGTGGTGACCCCACGAAAGTGACCATCTTCGGCGAGTCGGCGGGTGGTATCGCCGTCAGCATGTTGTGCGCGTCTCCGCAGGCCAAAGGGTTGTTCCGTGGGGCCATTTCACAAAGTGGCGGTTCGTTCGGGCCAACGCGCGCCACTACCTATCCGGGCGAAAACATGAAGCGGCTGGACGAAGCCGAAAAAGCGGGTGAAGCCTACGCGCAGAAAGCCGGTGCGTCGTCACTCGCCGACCTGCGCAAGATCGAGGCCGACAAACTGCCGGGTGGCTGGGGCGTCGGCTCGTCCTGGCCGATCGTCGACGGCTACGTAATCCCCGACGATCAGCACAAACTGTACGAAGCGGGTAACTACAATCAGACACCTATTCTGGTTGGCTACAACTCCGACGAAGGAGCCAGTTTTTCCCCGCCGAAAACCCCCGGCGAATACATTGAGAGCACGAAGAAACGGTACGGCCCGTTTGCGGATGATCTCCTCAAAGCGTACCCGGTTGGGGCGAACAGCGTACCCAAAACGGCCCGCGACCTGATGCGTGATGCGGCTTTCGGCTGGCAAACCTGGAGCTGGGCCAACTTGCAGGCCACCACCAGCAAGCAAAAAGTCTTCTACTATTATTTCGATCAGCATCCTGACTATCCCGCCGATTCGCCCAAAGCGGGGGCCGGTTCCGGGCATGGGCAGGAGGTTTCCTACGTGTTCGGGCACATCGATCCGGCCAATCCGCAAACGACCAAAACGGACCTCGCCATTTCGGACGCGATGGGTACGTACTGGACCAACTTCACCAAATACGGCGACCCAAACGGGACGGGTGTACCCCAGTGGCCTGTCTTCAGCAAGACAAACCCCGCCGTGATGTACTTCAACCAGACCCCGCACGTGGGTCCGGTACCCAGTGCCGACGCGCTGAATGTACTGAATACATACTTCAACTGGCGACGCATACCCGAGGGTGAAGCATGGGCTAAGTAG
- a CDS encoding esterase: MDVRYHPPYASRLLFVWYLFCLYTIALAQPPGGPVVVSPQVNADNTVTFRYLAPAAKDVKLNAQFEKAPVPMTKDAQGIWSVTTSPVKPDMYPYSFSVDGISVADPKNSAIFPNEGFQSSVVEITGPTPLVHTLQNVPHGTLSYRFYTSPELGQRPVVIYTPPGYETDTKATYPVLYLLHGTTDLEETWTKVGRANIILDNLIAQGKARPMVIVMPYGRAYPTISKSSGSLRNWDNLQEFKKDFMGNLFPFVEKNYRVKKDKDSRAIAGFSGGGGETLYLGLNNPELFGWVCGFAPGMLKDEFERNNATAFANPAQTNQRLKLFWIGVGKEDGLYPVVNDYLKVLDEKKIRHETLFSEGGHTWMNCKLYLSTIAQKLFM, encoded by the coding sequence ATGGATGTACGTTATCACCCGCCCTACGCGAGCCGTCTGTTGTTCGTTTGGTACCTGTTCTGTCTGTACACGATTGCGCTGGCCCAGCCGCCCGGAGGTCCGGTAGTGGTATCGCCCCAGGTCAACGCCGACAATACGGTCACGTTCCGGTATCTGGCACCCGCAGCCAAAGACGTAAAGCTGAACGCCCAGTTCGAGAAAGCGCCTGTGCCGATGACAAAAGACGCACAAGGTATCTGGAGCGTGACGACCAGCCCGGTGAAGCCGGATATGTACCCGTATTCGTTCAGTGTGGATGGCATTTCGGTCGCCGACCCTAAAAACTCGGCCATCTTCCCGAACGAAGGATTTCAGAGTAGTGTGGTCGAGATAACCGGCCCCACACCCCTGGTGCACACCCTTCAGAACGTACCCCACGGGACCTTGTCGTACCGGTTCTATACATCGCCCGAACTGGGGCAGCGACCGGTGGTAATTTATACCCCACCGGGTTACGAAACCGATACAAAGGCCACCTATCCAGTGCTTTACCTGCTGCACGGCACCACGGATCTGGAAGAGACCTGGACCAAGGTCGGACGAGCCAACATCATTCTCGATAATCTGATTGCGCAGGGCAAAGCCAGGCCCATGGTCATCGTCATGCCCTACGGACGGGCCTATCCGACGATTAGTAAATCGTCGGGCAGCCTCCGAAACTGGGATAATCTTCAGGAGTTCAAGAAAGATTTTATGGGCAACCTGTTTCCGTTTGTCGAGAAAAATTATCGGGTAAAAAAAGACAAAGACAGCCGGGCCATTGCCGGGTTTTCGGGTGGTGGTGGCGAAACGCTCTACCTGGGCTTAAACAATCCCGAGCTGTTTGGCTGGGTCTGCGGTTTTGCGCCGGGTATGCTCAAAGACGAGTTTGAGCGTAACAACGCCACCGCTTTTGCCAATCCCGCGCAGACCAACCAGCGGCTGAAGCTGTTCTGGATTGGTGTCGGAAAAGAAGATGGCCTGTACCCGGTTGTCAACGACTACCTGAAGGTGCTCGATGAGAAGAAAATCAGGCACGAAACGCTGTTTTCGGAGGGGGGGCATACCTGGATGAACTGTAAGCTCTACCTGAGTACGATTGCGCAAAAACTTTTTATGTAG
- a CDS encoding alpha/beta hydrolase-fold protein, giving the protein MLMVALLCAVGIVRAQPPRGPLVVSPQVNADKSVTFRYLAPSASDVKLGAQFEKAPVPMTKDAQGIWSVTVGPVKPDIYPYSFSVDGITVMDPANVAFFPNERFKASLVDIPGDTPLIHSLKDVPHGSVSYEYYPSVEGTTGSLVVYTPPGYDKNPKAKYPVYYLISGTTDTEETFFKVGHTNLILDNLIAEGKAKPMVIVMPNGNIAARLAEQKGGSKPADPIGRDNPEAVKRANDFGADLTGNIIPYIEKNYRTLANRENRAIGGFSRGGGQTLRTAFSNMDKFAWVCAYSAYLSPTEMERSYSPIVTNVANTNKQLKLLWVSVGSDDFLYKGTVEFMDYLKAKNVNYKSLITDGGHTWMNVKTYVAATTPLLFQP; this is encoded by the coding sequence ATGCTTATGGTGGCCCTCCTTTGCGCGGTTGGCATCGTCCGCGCCCAGCCGCCCCGTGGCCCCCTCGTGGTGTCGCCCCAGGTCAACGCCGACAAGTCCGTTACGTTCCGGTATCTGGCTCCATCGGCCAGCGACGTGAAGCTGGGTGCCCAGTTCGAAAAGGCCCCCGTACCGATGACCAAAGACGCGCAGGGCATCTGGAGCGTAACGGTTGGCCCAGTAAAGCCTGACATCTACCCGTATAGTTTTTCGGTCGATGGCATAACGGTGATGGACCCGGCCAACGTCGCGTTTTTCCCGAACGAACGCTTCAAGGCCAGTCTGGTCGATATTCCCGGCGATACCCCCCTGATTCATAGCTTAAAGGACGTACCCCACGGGTCGGTCAGCTACGAATACTACCCCTCTGTCGAGGGTACTACCGGGTCGCTGGTGGTGTACACCCCACCGGGCTACGACAAAAATCCGAAGGCGAAGTACCCCGTTTATTACCTCATCAGTGGTACGACCGATACCGAAGAAACCTTCTTCAAGGTCGGCCATACCAACCTGATTCTCGATAACCTGATTGCCGAGGGCAAAGCCAAACCGATGGTTATCGTGATGCCCAACGGCAACATTGCGGCCCGGCTGGCCGAGCAGAAGGGCGGTTCCAAACCCGCCGACCCAATCGGCCGCGACAACCCCGAAGCGGTAAAGCGGGCCAACGATTTCGGGGCTGATTTGACCGGAAACATTATCCCCTACATCGAGAAAAACTACCGAACGCTGGCCAATCGCGAAAACCGGGCAATCGGTGGGTTTTCGCGCGGGGGCGGCCAAACGCTGCGGACGGCCTTCAGCAACATGGACAAGTTTGCGTGGGTCTGCGCCTACAGTGCGTACCTGTCGCCAACGGAAATGGAGCGCAGCTACAGCCCCATCGTAACCAACGTAGCCAATACCAACAAGCAGCTTAAATTACTGTGGGTCAGCGTGGGTAGCGACGATTTTCTGTACAAAGGCACGGTCGAATTTATGGACTACCTGAAGGCGAAAAACGTGAACTACAAAAGCCTGATTACCGACGGTGGCCACACCTGGATGAACGTTAAAACGTACGTTGCCGCCACCACTCCGCTGTTGTTTCAGCCCTAA
- a CDS encoding alpha/beta hydrolase, with amino-acid sequence MKRIVYLLQAVLFSGVTAVAQQRPPAISSPDVHPDHSITFRYFSRNAKKVTVNGEFLKAPVALMKDTSGVWSVTVPPVTPDIYPYSFRVDSVELADPSNTYIFANERFKRSIVDVPGDKPLVHSLQNVPHGKVSYRYYKSGTLGTTRQLLVYTPPGFDPNGKTKYPVLYLIHGGSDTEETWTKVGRANLIADNLIAQGKAKPMLIVMPYGNVRPAPMADFTKDMVSDIVPFVEANYPVVKESKGRAVAGFSVGGGQTLNIGLTNPETFAYVCSYAPYTATDEFKKNFTNWSPNADALNKQLKLFTISVGTDDFLYEPVKQNIAMFNEKKVAVKPLIVPGGHTWMNCKLYLANTLPQLFR; translated from the coding sequence ATGAAACGCATTGTATATCTGTTGCAGGCCGTTCTTTTTTCGGGCGTTACGGCTGTCGCCCAGCAACGTCCCCCGGCCATCAGCTCGCCCGACGTGCATCCCGACCATAGCATTACGTTCCGGTATTTCTCGCGGAATGCGAAGAAAGTGACGGTAAACGGCGAATTTCTGAAAGCACCCGTTGCCCTGATGAAAGACACGTCGGGCGTCTGGAGTGTGACCGTGCCGCCCGTTACGCCCGACATTTACCCCTACAGTTTCCGGGTAGACAGCGTGGAACTGGCTGACCCCAGCAACACCTACATTTTCGCCAACGAGCGTTTCAAGCGCAGCATCGTCGACGTGCCAGGCGATAAGCCGCTGGTGCATTCGCTGCAAAACGTACCGCACGGAAAGGTCAGCTACCGGTACTACAAATCCGGTACGCTGGGAACCACCCGGCAGTTGCTGGTGTACACCCCGCCCGGTTTCGACCCGAACGGCAAAACGAAGTACCCGGTGCTGTACCTGATTCACGGCGGCTCTGACACCGAAGAAACGTGGACTAAAGTCGGCCGCGCCAACCTGATCGCTGATAACCTGATCGCGCAGGGCAAAGCCAAACCGATGCTGATTGTAATGCCCTACGGCAACGTCCGCCCCGCGCCGATGGCCGACTTTACGAAGGATATGGTTAGCGACATCGTCCCGTTTGTCGAAGCCAATTACCCCGTCGTCAAAGAGAGTAAAGGCCGGGCAGTGGCTGGTTTTTCGGTCGGTGGTGGGCAGACGCTGAACATCGGCCTGACCAACCCCGAAACGTTCGCCTATGTCTGTTCCTACGCGCCCTACACCGCCACCGACGAGTTCAAAAAGAACTTCACCAACTGGTCGCCCAACGCAGATGCGCTGAACAAGCAACTGAAACTATTCACGATCAGCGTCGGCACGGACGATTTTCTGTACGAGCCGGTGAAGCAGAACATCGCTATGTTCAACGAGAAGAAGGTCGCCGTCAAACCGCTTATCGTCCCCGGCGGGCACACCTGGATGAACTGCAAACTGTACCTCGCCAACACGTTGCCGCAACTGTTCAGGTAG
- a CDS encoding alpha/beta hydrolase-fold protein, translating to MNRKNTAAVLVAALLSANSFAQTTSSAPAEDFKPSALNQPGQEYPQVNSQGYARFRINAPKADSVKVSLGLGGRGGTRLTKGADGFWTGTTEGPMDEGFHYYNVTIDGGKFNDPGAQNYYGSVRWESGIEIPAHDQAFYELKAVPHGNVQQILFPSKSTNTSRRAFVYTPPGYEKDKSKKYPVLYLQHGWGEDETAWSNQGHANLIMDNLIAENKTKPFIIVMTYGMTNEVKFGKIREFKIDPFQTVLTDELIPYVDANFRTLANRDNRAMAGLSMGGMETKMITLNKPELFGYYGLLSGGLYNPEDLNGKAKPKLVFVSCGSRERPDGVKKAATDLTAAGYKAVSYVSENTGHEFQTWRRSLHELAPMLFN from the coding sequence ATGAATCGTAAAAACACAGCGGCCGTACTTGTTGCCGCCTTACTCAGCGCGAACAGCTTCGCGCAGACAACGTCGTCGGCCCCGGCCGAAGATTTCAAGCCCTCGGCGCTGAATCAGCCGGGGCAGGAATACCCGCAGGTAAACTCGCAGGGGTACGCCCGTTTCCGCATCAACGCACCCAAGGCCGACAGCGTGAAAGTAAGCCTGGGACTGGGCGGGCGGGGCGGTACGCGCCTGACCAAAGGGGCCGACGGCTTCTGGACCGGCACCACCGAAGGCCCGATGGATGAGGGTTTCCACTACTACAACGTGACCATCGACGGCGGCAAATTCAACGACCCCGGTGCGCAGAACTATTACGGCTCCGTGCGGTGGGAAAGTGGTATCGAGATTCCGGCCCACGATCAGGCGTTTTACGAACTGAAAGCGGTTCCGCATGGTAACGTGCAGCAGATCCTCTTCCCCTCGAAAAGCACCAACACCTCGCGCCGGGCGTTTGTGTATACCCCGCCGGGCTACGAGAAAGACAAGTCGAAAAAGTACCCGGTGCTGTACCTGCAACACGGCTGGGGCGAAGACGAAACCGCCTGGAGCAATCAGGGTCACGCCAACCTGATTATGGACAACCTGATTGCCGAGAACAAGACCAAGCCGTTCATCATCGTGATGACCTACGGCATGACCAACGAGGTGAAATTCGGCAAGATCCGCGAGTTCAAAATCGACCCGTTCCAGACCGTCCTGACCGATGAGCTGATCCCGTACGTCGACGCCAATTTCCGCACCCTCGCCAACCGCGACAACCGGGCGATGGCCGGGCTCTCGATGGGCGGTATGGAAACCAAGATGATTACGCTTAACAAGCCGGAGCTGTTTGGGTATTACGGCCTGCTCAGCGGTGGTCTCTACAATCCCGAAGACCTCAACGGCAAGGCTAAACCAAAGCTCGTCTTCGTTAGCTGCGGCAGCCGGGAGCGTCCCGACGGCGTGAAAAAGGCGGCTACCGATCTGACAGCCGCCGGGTACAAGGCCGTGTCGTACGTATCGGAAAACACCGGCCACGAGTTCCAGACCTGGCGCCGTAGCCTTCACGAACTAGCCCCGATGCTGTTCAACTAG
- a CDS encoding glycosyl hydrolase family 8, translating to MKTNSMQKKLMLPLVLVLFGLLTTSLSFAQQKTTPNYAGKSALPAGKYRNLFREAGYKPADIDAKVAKAYHDVFEGPSKVYFEVGDTMAYVSDVKNHDARTEGMSYGMMVAVQLDKKDVFDRLWRWSKRYLQHQSGPREAYFAWSINPATMKKNSEGSASDGELYYITSLLFAANRWGNNTGINYYGEARRILDAMWKKDGTGNIRNLINTEHKQITFVPEGNGYDWTDPSYHLPVFYEIWAAYANDGHEAFYRECADTSRVFLHRACHPVTGLNADYTEFSGKPHDTRWSPSAFRFDSWRVPMNIAMDYTWAGKDGAWQADYARRFQGFLRGQGISTFGDQFNPDGSKPEFLLAAGGFKTLRHSLGLVSTAATLSLVNKDKNSLDFVRALWNAKLEPYGDGYFDPYYDGLLYLFSLMHLSGKYQIITPQTH from the coding sequence ATGAAAACCAACTCAATGCAGAAAAAGCTGATGTTGCCGCTGGTGCTTGTTCTCTTTGGCTTGCTGACAACTTCTCTCAGTTTCGCGCAACAGAAAACCACGCCCAACTACGCTGGAAAGTCAGCATTGCCGGCGGGGAAATACCGGAATCTGTTTCGGGAAGCAGGCTATAAACCCGCCGACATCGACGCGAAAGTGGCCAAAGCGTATCACGACGTTTTCGAGGGCCCCAGCAAGGTGTATTTCGAAGTCGGTGATACGATGGCCTACGTGTCGGACGTGAAAAACCACGATGCCCGTACTGAGGGCATGTCCTACGGAATGATGGTCGCCGTGCAACTCGATAAAAAGGATGTTTTCGATCGGCTTTGGCGTTGGTCGAAACGGTATCTGCAACACCAGAGCGGCCCGCGTGAAGCCTACTTTGCGTGGAGTATCAACCCGGCGACGATGAAGAAAAACTCGGAAGGGTCGGCCTCCGACGGTGAGCTGTACTATATTACGAGTTTGCTGTTTGCGGCCAACCGCTGGGGCAACAACACAGGCATCAACTATTACGGCGAAGCCCGGCGGATTCTGGATGCGATGTGGAAAAAAGACGGCACCGGCAACATTCGGAACCTCATCAATACCGAACACAAGCAGATCACGTTTGTGCCCGAAGGAAACGGCTACGACTGGACCGACCCCTCGTATCACCTGCCCGTTTTTTATGAAATATGGGCGGCCTACGCCAACGACGGGCACGAAGCCTTTTACCGGGAATGCGCCGACACGTCGCGGGTGTTTCTGCACCGGGCCTGCCATCCCGTTACCGGCCTGAACGCGGATTACACGGAGTTTAGCGGTAAGCCACACGATACCCGCTGGTCACCCTCGGCGTTTCGGTTCGACTCGTGGCGCGTACCCATGAACATCGCTATGGACTACACCTGGGCGGGGAAAGACGGGGCCTGGCAGGCCGACTACGCCCGCCGGTTTCAGGGCTTTCTGCGCGGGCAGGGTATCAGCACGTTCGGCGATCAGTTTAATCCCGACGGCAGCAAGCCCGAGTTTCTGTTGGCGGCTGGTGGCTTCAAAACGCTGCGGCACTCGCTGGGGTTGGTGTCAACGGCGGCTACGCTTTCGCTGGTCAACAAAGACAAAAACAGCCTTGATTTCGTCCGCGCCCTATGGAACGCCAAACTCGAACCCTACGGCGACGGCTATTTCGACCCCTATTACGACGGGCTGCTGTACCTGTTCAGTCTGATGCACCTAAGCGGGAAATACCAGATTATAACGCCACAAACCCATTAA
- a CDS encoding alpha/beta hydrolase-fold protein — MKALLASLIGVMALALQAPAQTTGVPAPTNIPGQKYPQLLPDNRVMFRVKAPNAQKVQMDLGKKYDMAKDTSGFWTVTTEPIPEGFHYYSLVVDGVALCDPASQTFYGMGRMASGIDIPDKDMDYYQAHNVPHGQVRSVNYYSGTTKAWRRANVYTPPGYDENPKKRYPVLYLQHGSGEDETGWPAQGRMDFILDNLIAEGAATPMIVVMERGYATDPTKPVSTTGGMAANVFPEVLVGEVIPMIDKSFRTLTDRNNRAMAGLSMGGFQTFQTTMTNLDKFAYIGGFSGAGRLQPGADIKQLYNGAWADPDAFNKKMKVVYVSIGTKEPERMYTGVKNFHESLEKAGIRHVYYESPGTSHEWQTWRRSLRQYAGLIFKN; from the coding sequence ATGAAAGCGTTACTCGCGTCGCTCATCGGGGTTATGGCCCTGGCGTTGCAGGCCCCGGCCCAGACCACCGGTGTGCCGGCACCAACCAATATTCCGGGTCAGAAATACCCGCAGTTGCTGCCCGATAATCGGGTTATGTTTCGGGTCAAAGCGCCAAATGCCCAGAAGGTGCAGATGGATCTGGGTAAGAAGTACGATATGGCGAAAGACACCAGCGGTTTCTGGACCGTGACGACCGAGCCTATCCCCGAAGGATTCCACTATTACTCGCTGGTAGTCGACGGGGTTGCGCTTTGCGATCCGGCCAGCCAGACCTTTTACGGGATGGGCCGGATGGCCAGCGGCATCGATATCCCCGATAAGGACATGGATTATTATCAGGCCCATAACGTACCCCACGGTCAGGTGCGTTCGGTGAATTACTACTCCGGTACCACCAAAGCCTGGCGTCGGGCGAACGTGTACACGCCCCCCGGCTACGACGAAAATCCGAAAAAACGCTACCCGGTGCTGTATTTGCAACATGGCTCCGGCGAAGATGAAACCGGCTGGCCAGCTCAGGGCCGGATGGATTTTATTCTCGACAACCTGATTGCCGAAGGGGCCGCAACGCCCATGATCGTGGTGATGGAACGCGGCTACGCTACCGACCCCACCAAACCCGTCAGCACCACCGGCGGGATGGCGGCCAACGTGTTTCCCGAAGTGCTGGTCGGCGAGGTGATTCCGATGATCGACAAATCATTTCGTACGCTGACGGATCGGAACAACCGGGCGATGGCGGGGCTGTCGATGGGTGGTTTCCAGACGTTTCAGACCACGATGACCAACCTCGATAAGTTTGCCTACATCGGTGGCTTCAGCGGGGCGGGGCGTTTGCAGCCGGGTGCCGACATCAAGCAACTTTACAACGGCGCGTGGGCCGACCCGGATGCGTTCAACAAAAAGATGAAGGTCGTTTACGTGAGCATTGGCACCAAGGAGCCGGAGCGGATGTATACGGGCGTGAAGAACTTCCACGAGAGTCTGGAAAAAGCCGGTATTCGGCACGTGTATTACGAGTCGCCGGGTACATCGCACGAATGGCAGACCTGGCGACGGTCGCTGCGCCAGTATGCGGGCCTGATTTTCAAAAACTAA
- a CDS encoding alpha/beta hydrolase-fold protein — MKAFVYALAIVGLCGFGSHAQTIEKEAPAGFDVARTDIAHGRIDSVQYASKTVGTSRKALVYTPPGFSKKKKYPVLYLLHGIGGDEKEWLTGGKPQVILDNLYAQNKLEPMIVVMPNGRAMKDDRAVGNIFDKDKVEAFATFEKDLLNDLIPYVEKTYPALKDREHRAIAGLSMGGGQSLNFGLGNLNKFAWVGGFSSAPNTKTPQELVPDLEAAQKQLKLLWISCGDADGLIPFSKRTHDYLYQHDVPHVYYVEPGGHDFKVWKNGLYMYSQFLFKPVDVASLNKYTVLGTPASSNIRSAKYPQILPDNRVVFRTKAPGAQKVQVDLGKKYDMVKDTAGFWSVTTDSISRGFHYYSLLIDGLPVADPASETFYGMGRMASGIEIPDRDEAFYALRDVPHGDIRIKRYYSKPLNAWREMYVYAPPGYDQNASQKYPVLYLLHGGGEDERGWSTQGRTDLILDNLIAAGKAKPMLIVMMDGNIPNAGGLAGFNETVLKTFENELKGAVIPFVESNFRVDAEPKSRALAGLSMGGLQTLYAGIRNTNMFSNLGVFSSGWFANNPKLSDPQYAFMKENASTINSNLKHLWVSQGGKEDIAHQNGQIMLKKFDDMGVKYEYSEYAGGHSWPVWRHDLYMFAPLLFQ; from the coding sequence ATGAAAGCATTCGTATACGCATTAGCCATCGTAGGCCTGTGCGGATTTGGCAGCCATGCCCAGACCATCGAAAAAGAAGCCCCGGCGGGTTTCGACGTCGCCCGGACAGACATTGCCCACGGTCGGATCGACTCGGTGCAGTATGCATCGAAAACGGTGGGTACCAGCCGGAAAGCACTGGTGTACACGCCCCCCGGCTTCTCGAAGAAGAAAAAATACCCGGTGCTGTATTTGCTCCACGGCATCGGTGGCGATGAAAAAGAGTGGCTCACTGGCGGCAAACCGCAGGTGATTCTCGATAACCTCTACGCGCAGAACAAACTCGAACCGATGATCGTGGTGATGCCCAACGGGCGGGCCATGAAAGACGACCGGGCAGTGGGCAACATCTTCGACAAAGACAAAGTCGAAGCCTTCGCGACCTTCGAGAAAGATCTGCTCAACGACCTGATTCCGTACGTCGAGAAAACGTACCCGGCCCTGAAAGACCGCGAGCACCGCGCCATCGCGGGTCTGTCGATGGGTGGGGGGCAGTCGCTCAATTTCGGGTTAGGTAACCTGAACAAGTTCGCGTGGGTGGGCGGCTTTTCATCGGCCCCCAACACGAAAACGCCACAGGAACTGGTGCCCGATCTAGAAGCCGCCCAAAAGCAGCTCAAACTACTCTGGATTTCGTGCGGTGACGCCGACGGCCTGATTCCGTTCAGCAAGCGCACGCACGACTACCTCTACCAGCACGACGTACCGCACGTGTACTACGTGGAGCCGGGCGGGCACGATTTCAAGGTCTGGAAAAACGGGCTGTACATGTATTCGCAGTTCCTGTTCAAGCCTGTCGATGTGGCGTCGCTGAACAAATACACGGTGCTGGGTACGCCCGCGTCGTCAAACATCCGGTCGGCGAAGTACCCGCAGATTTTACCCGACAATAGGGTGGTGTTTCGTACGAAAGCGCCTGGTGCCCAGAAGGTGCAGGTCGACCTGGGTAAGAAATACGACATGGTGAAAGACACGGCCGGTTTCTGGTCTGTGACGACCGATTCCATCAGCCGGGGTTTTCACTATTATTCGCTGCTGATCGACGGCCTGCCCGTAGCTGACCCCGCGAGCGAAACCTTCTACGGGATGGGTCGGATGGCGAGCGGTATCGAAATTCCCGACCGCGACGAAGCTTTCTACGCCCTGCGCGACGTTCCCCACGGTGATATCCGCATCAAACGGTACTACTCGAAACCGCTGAACGCCTGGCGCGAGATGTACGTCTATGCGCCACCGGGCTACGACCAGAACGCGAGCCAGAAATACCCGGTGTTGTACCTGCTCCACGGCGGGGGCGAAGACGAACGCGGCTGGTCGACGCAGGGCCGGACGGATCTGATTCTGGACAACCTGATTGCCGCTGGAAAAGCCAAACCCATGCTGATCGTGATGATGGACGGGAATATCCCGAATGCCGGTGGGCTGGCTGGCTTCAACGAAACCGTACTAAAAACCTTCGAGAACGAGTTGAAAGGAGCCGTTATCCCCTTCGTGGAAAGCAACTTCCGCGTCGACGCCGAACCGAAAAGCCGGGCGTTGGCGGGCCTGTCGATGGGCGGTTTGCAGACGCTTTACGCGGGTATCCGAAACACGAATATGTTCTCAAATCTGGGCGTGTTCAGTTCGGGCTGGTTCGCCAACAACCCTAAGCTGTCGGACCCGCAGTATGCGTTTATGAAAGAGAACGCCAGCACGATCAACAGCAACCTGAAACACCTCTGGGTTTCGCAGGGTGGTAAAGAGGACATCGCCCACCAGAACGGACAGATCATGCTGAAAAAGTTCGACGATATGGGCGTCAAATACGAGTACAGCGAATACGCCGGTGGGCATAGCTGGCCCGTCTGGCGGCATGACCTGTACATGTTCGCCCCGCTGCTGTTTCAGTAG